TTGTATTCAAAGAAATCTGATGAATTAGGCACTCTTCATCTGTCTTTTTTCGGGTGATCTCGCGTTACCAGGGTCCAATCGCCAGCGCTTCCCACCCACAACATTTCCTTTAAATCGAGCTTTTTGAGATTGTCTCGATCAAGTAGTAAATACGGTTGAGAATCATTCTGCCAGTGTCCGCGGAGTTCTTCAAGCTCAGCAGGAATAACTTTGCGATCACTATAAAAATCGAGAGAAGGCCGGCTGTAGGGATGAGAGGTGTAAATATCCTTACCTTTTGGGGTGTCCTCAGCAATAATTTGGGCAACCGACTTAACCGGATAATCTTCACCTAATTCCCAAACCCAGTGATTAGACGCCGTGAACAATGTGAGGGAAACATAAGTGCCCCAAAATAAAATTAAAATAAATTGTGGGTTTTGCCGGTAAGTGAGAAGAGCCACAACACTCATGGTTAAACCAAAACACCCCAAGGTGAGCTGCAAATCTCCTGCCGGCACAGGGGCAAACCAACCAAAATAAAGGCAGCCGGCCCAACCTACAATCGCCAGCAGTGCAAAAATAACCACCCATCGCCGGGAATACACTACAGATGAGTCAGGCGCAAAGGGTGATGCTTCCTGTCTTGAAAGTCGATAGTTGTCGCTACGCCGGTGCCAAATTTCAGCCAACTGAGCACCGCCGGCAAGTGCCAAGGCTGGATAAACCGGCAACACATACCAGGGAAGTTTCGTGCTCATCAACGAAATGGCCAGCAGATAAACCCCACTCCAAACCAGCACTAATTTAGCCCAGCCCATATTGCGATTTTCCCAGGCTAAGCGCAACCCCTGCGGCCAAAACAGCCCCCAGGGCCAGCTATATTTCAAAATTTCTAGGAGATAGTACCAAGGAGGGCCGGTGTTCCCCTCCACCTGGCCTGAAATCCGATTAAACGATTGGTTGATCAGATGGGCGGTGATGAATTGTTGGTCATAGTGCTGCCACTGCGCGACATACCAAGCAATTGCCGGACTCAGGCCCAACAGCAGGCCGATCCACATATACCCAGACTTGAGCAGTCGTGGGGTATCCCAGGCGATAAAAATCGCGGCAATTGCGCCTAGTAATAACCCCAAAATGCCTTTGGTCAAACAAATCAGTCCTAACCCAATGCCGGCACCCAATGCCCAGCGTAAATCTCGCCGCGTCCGCAGCAGACACCACACCATCAGCAAGAAAAAACACAACACCGGCCCATCTAGCATCGCCAGTCGTCCGTGGCGCACCACCGGCAACAGCGTCAGGTAACTCAGCGCCGCAAATAGCGCCGGCGTCCTGCGGGGAAAAACTTCACGACCGATCCAGTAAAGCAGGGGTACACTCATCGCACAGAGCATTGCCGGTGGCCAGCGAGTAGTCCATTCACTGACACCCCCGAATTTATAGGCAATAGCAATTAGCAAATGAACCAGGGGAGGTTTATTGAAATACGGTTGGCCGGCTAAAGTCGGGTAAAGCCAGTTCAAATCCCCGCGCCAAATATCACGGGCGACTTGAGCGACAATTCCTTCATCCCAATCTCGCAGTGGCAACTCACCCAGGTTCATTCCATAAAGAAGAACCGCTGCTAAAAACAGCCCCAAAACCCAAAGCTGTTCAAGCCGGCGGTCAGTGCGGCGATCTCGACCGTGTGACTCATCCAAAGTAAAAATTTCCCGGTACACGCTCCTGCCCCCCAGCTTCGTGCTCCCCTCTCCTGTGTTCTCCCAATCTTCGCTCAACAAACGGCAATTGGGTAGGAATCTGCTATACAATTTGCCGGTAGTTAAGCAGAAAACGCTAAAACGCTGGTTCAGGCATATTGTTAGTCCTGGCTCATCATTAGTTGTTTGTGATAAGCACAAATTAACCTGAAAATATTAATTTTTATCCTTAATTTTTAGTTTGGCGATATTCCAAAATGCCCCTCCCAGTGAGGTATATTTAACGCCTTCAACCCGATCTCGAATTGCCGCCATTGATAAAGGATTAACGAGATAAATCATGGGTAAATATTCTTGAGTCAAATTTTGAGTTTCTGCATAAATTGCTTTACGTTTAGTTTCATCTAACTCTTGAGCCGCTTTAATATAAAGATCGCCAATTTTCTGCTCCCAAGCTGCCACTTCATGCCCTTCTATCGCAGGTTTTCCAGATAATGGTTTTTGATTAAAACTGTGCAACCCCCCGTCAGGCAACCAGACATTTGCACCATTATGCGGCTCTGTACCGCCGGTGAATCCTAAGAGATAACATTCCCAGTCTAACGTGTTAGAAAGCTTATCTACGAGCGTACTGAAGGCGATGGGGCTGAAATCTACTTGAATCCCTATTTTGCTTAAGTTTTGCTTAATTTGCGCTCCCATCGCCACACGAGTTTGATTTTCAGCATTAGTGATCAGTGTGAAGCGAACTCGGTTGCCGGCTTCATCAAGAAGTTGTCCTTGCAGATTATATTTAAATCCCGCATTTAGCAGCAACTTTCTCGATTTTTCTGGATTGTAATCGTAAACTTTTAACCCTTCTTTTGGAGAAATATAGTAAGGACTTTGCACGGAAATAGGGGAGTTTTGGAGTTCTCCCAGACCGCGCAAGGAGTTGTTTATCATTGATTGCCGGTCGATGGCATGGGCAACTGCCTGTCTAAATGCTACGGTATTAAACCAGCGAGATTTGGCAGGATCGACTAAAGGGCGTCCGTTGCGCCGGCCTTTATTGAGGTTAAAAGAAATAAAGTTTGTCCCAGGTCTAGGGCCGGCTATGTGAATTTTAAAATTTCCCCGTTTTTCTTCTCGTTTCAGCAGCGGAAAATCTTCAGGGCGCATTCGCCCCCAGCCATCTGTTGTATCTAAATCTTGAGAGCGAAATTGCAATAATTGCGTATCCATGCTATCTGTAATTTGCCAGATTACACGCTCGATATAAGGCAATTGATTTCCCTGAGCATCGCGCTGCCAGTAATAAGGATTGCGCCGAAATATCACCCGCTCACTTGTGGTGTAACTTTCGATTAAATAAGGGCCATTAACAATAATTTCAGAGGGATTGGTGCCGGCACCCCAGGTTGAGAGAAATTTAGGCGTTCCCGTTGAAGTTTTAGTATTTACAGCAGTTTCAAAGGCGTGTTTTGGCAAAATAATTATGCCATCGGGTGGCCCTGTTGTGGTTCGCAAAAATGGCGCAAAAGGCTCTGGTAAAATAAATTCAACCCGCCTAGCATCTAGCTTACGGAGTTTGGGAAAAGCGCCACTATTTCCGATTTTGAGACTATCTCTGTCATCTGTGGGAATCGCTTGATTAAAAACTATTTTTTCGTAGGTGAAAACCACATCATCCGCTGTTAGCGGTTTGCCGTCCGACCATTTCAAATTTTCTCTGAGGGTAAAAACAACCCGTCGTTTATCTTTGGAAATTTCCCAGGATTCTGCGAGTGCCGGCTCAACTTCGCCTGTCAGGCTATTTTCTTTAGTTAAACCCTCACCCGTGAACATAAAAACATTCGGAAATTCTTGGTTAAGTGCCCAGTTGAAGGTTTTGGGATCGCTGAGGATGGCGCTTACTAATTGGGAACCTCTGGCTGCCGGTGTTGTGAGGGAGGTTGATTGGCAGCCGGTTAAGAAAAGGCAGTTAAAAAATAAAAAGGCAAAAGTAACGAAAAGAATTTTTGCCTTTTGCATGAGTCTTTGTTTCCTTATTAACGGGGCTGCTATTCTATGATTTTGAGTTCGGTAAGATTCCAAAGGGCACCGCCAAGTGCTGAGAATTTTATCCCTTGCAGGCGATTACGAATTGCCGCTATTGTTAGAGGATTTACGAGGTAAATAAACGGCAAATTTTCTTGGGTAATACGTTGGCTTTCCGCATAAATTGCTTTGCGCTTTGCTTCATCAAGCTCACCAGCGCCCTTAATATAAAGCTCTTCTATTTGCCGCTCCCAGTCTGAAACTGTCCACCCAGTTATTGGCGGCTGACTTTCTTGCGGGCCAAGGTTAAATGCGTGCAAACCGCCCTTGGTTAACCAAGTATTTGCACCTCCATTTGGCTCGACACCGCCACCCCCTATTTTGCCAATGTAACTCTCCCATTGCCGGCGATCAATCTGTTCTAAAAGGCTATTGAAGGCGATGGCAGTAAAATCCACTTGGATGCCAATTTGACTGAGGTCTTGCTTGATTTGAGATCCAATTGCTTCCCGCAGTTTGTTACCGGCATTCGTCAGCATTGTAAAGCGTACCTGGTTGCCCTCAGAATCGAGTAGTTGCCCTTGAGCGTTGTATTTAAAGCCGGCTCCTAAAAGTAATTCTTTGGCCCGCTTTATATTATAGTCATAGACTTTTAACCCAGCTTCTGGAGACAGATAATATGCGCTTTGTTTGTAAATCGGTGAATTTTGTGGTTCTCCAACCCCCCGGTAAACGTTATTAATCATTTTCTGCCGGTCAATCGCATGAGCGATTGCTTGTCGAAATGCTTTATTGTTGAACCAGCGAGACTTAATTGGGTCTACCAGAGGCTTATTATTCGCATCTTTTGCTTGATTTAGATTGAATACCAAAAAGGTGGTACTCATTTCTGGGCCGCCTATATAAACGGTAAAATTTCCCCGTTTTTCTTCTTGCTTCAGCAGGGAAAAATAGTCAGGTGAAACTCCGAATGCATCCAAACCTCCAGAGCGAAATTGCAGCAATTGAGTGTCTGTAGATTCTACAATTTTCCACACATACCGCTCGATGTAAGGCTTAGCATTTCCCTGAGCATCACGTTCCCAATAATAGGGGTTACGACGCAATACTATTTGCTGACTAGGGGTATAGCTTTCAAGCGTATAAGGGCCATTTCCAATTATTTGTTTAGGATCGGTGTCTGTATTCCAAGTTGATAAAAATTTAGGTTTGCCGGCACTGTCTTTTGTGATGACAGATTCCCGCAAAGCATGAGCCGGTAAAATTGCCAATCCGCCAGTATAGCGAAGAAAAGGAGCGAAGGGTTCTGGGACTGTAAATTCAACCCGACGATCATCAATCTTTCGTACTTTTGGTAGCAACCCATTCTTGCCTATTCTGAGAATATCTCTGATATCAGTTGGAATTTCTTCATTAAAAAAGATATCTTGATAAGTAAAAATAACATCATCTGTCGTTAGCGGCGCTCCATCAGACCATTTGAGTCCTTCTCGTAGCGTAAAAACAATTCGCTGCTTATCTGGGGCAATTACCCAAGATTCAGCTAAAGCCGGCTCAAGTTCGCCGGTAAGACCATTTTGGCTAAGCAGCCCCTCATAAACCAACCCCAGAACATCTGGGCTTCCCTGGCTGATAATGTAGTTAAAAGAATTCGGGTCGCTCAGGCTAGCGTCTACAATATAAGGCACTTGAGCGGCCTCAGTTTTGAAGTTACTAGGGTTGCAGCCTCCCAGCGTCACCACTGTAATCAAGGCGAGCACAACGGCTAACCACCGGCGTCCAGTTGCCAGAACAATTTTAGAAAATTTCATAGTCGTTTCTTTTGTCGTAACTTTTAATTTTACTACTAACTCACAAACTTTGCCCGGAGTTTAGCCAACCGAGAACATTTTGGCTGCGAAAGAAACATTTTTCAATGCCGGCATCGCGCAAAGTTTCTTGAACTTTCTTGCTTCCAAATTCTTTAGACTTTTCACTTAAAAATGCTTTAATTTCCGCTGCTTGTGAGCAAGCGTGCTTCAAAATATAGGGTAAAATCAATTTATCTGTCGGTTCTTCTAAAATTAAAGCAGGTTTCAAGTTTTTCTGAATTAAGGCTGCGGTTAAATTAATCATTTCTACTTTTGTTCCCACACTTCCTGAGGCTTGAAAAAGACGGATTTTGACATCATTTAGTAGCCTCGTCTTCTCATTTAGTGATTCCTCTAGATGAAAAAGGAGAGACTTGGCAGGTAAAATCTCGTTTTAACTGACTGATTTGGTTTCTAGTTACCTTTTAAAACGATTGCGGCGTTTTTTCTCATCCTCTAAAACAGAGAGGGTTTTCCATAATAGCTGCTTTTTATGCCAGACATTGAACGTTAATCAGCAGCGACTAGCAACACAACTGCATGAGCAGCAATTCCTTCTTCTCTTCCCACCGGCCCTAATTTTTCATTGGTGGTTGCCTTGATGCCAACTTGGTCAGGTTTGATACTTAAAACCTCCGCAAGACGCTCTCGCATTGCCGATATATGAGGTTTCAATTTAGGACGTTCCGCCACAAGTACGGAGTCAATATTTCCGATTCGCCAGCCTTTTTCTTGAATAAGCTGATCGACCTGCCCTAACAACATCAAGCTATCAGCGCCGGCCCACTTTTCATCTGTTGGTGGAAAGTAATGACCGATATCCCCTAAACTTAAAGCGCCCAGCATCGCATCCATAATAGCGTGAGTAAGCACATCTGCATCACTATGTCCTAACAAACCTAATTCATGGGAAATCTTGATACCTCCCAAAATTAAAGCTCGATCAGCGACAAGCCGGTGGATATCGTAGCCATTGCCAATTCTGATATTCATTTATTTTTGTTCTTTGTCTTTGTCCTTTTTAGTTTCTCACTAACAACTGTCTATTGACAACAAATATTTGACAGCTATTCAGCAATTTGAATCATATCAGCATACTGGAGCGCCATTTGCTGTTGAGTGAGCTTGTCTGTTTCTGCTTGTGGACTCCACAGCAGCTCAAAAACCATTAAATAGTCGGTTCGCATTGATAGCAGTTGCTCTAAAGCTTCCTTCACTGCTTCAGCGGATTTAATTTCTCCAAATAGGGGTTGATCGTCGGCAGTTCCAATTAATAAGGTTACGACTATATAAGCTGCCGATTCTCCATCTTTATCGGCGGGTTCGGGTTGTCGTTGCGTGATTTCACCATCCACATTGCTGAGAGTTTCGGTACTGAATTTGCTGCGCTCGTTAACGGAAATGCGTTCAAAAACTGTTTCAGCTTCTTGCCGACTTGCAACGGTTTGGGAATTTGTTAATACATGAGTCCAGTATTCTGAGTTTTTGAGCAGCAGTTGGCTTGTATTTTGCAAAATTTCCCACAAGCCTTCAGGTGTTTCGGTATCTGCGCTGAGGCTAAGTTTAGATAGTTCAGCTGGCACTGAGGAGGCTTGAGCGTTTAGGGCTATTTGCAGCTTGGTAACTGTGACGATATCGTTGTCTCTTTCGTTATTTTGAGTCATGGTAATCGGGTTTTTTGGATGTTTAATTTTGTCGATATGAAACCGGTGTTTAAGATTTTAACCGAGGATAAGCTCAGATAAATGCAAAAAAGATTGATAGTTGAATGGTTCTAAATTTTTTGGCTTTTAATAGTTTTATAAAAATGTTATTATAGTACAACAGTGGTATTATGTTGGTTGAGGTTTAATTGAGAGTTTCTTTGAGCTGGGATTCAGCACTGGGGTTGGCGAGCAGGGGCGTGAATTCGTTTGCTGTTGTTGCCCCTGCTTTGTTTTTATGGTTTTAAGCAATTTGAATCATATCTGAGTATTCGGTCAGCAACTGATCGTAGGAAAGGGTATCTGTTTCTTTTTGTGGACTCCAAAGTAATTCAAAGATGAGCAGGTATTCCGGTGAAATGGAAGCAACTCGCTGTAGGGTTTGTTGCAATTCTTCGGCTGAATGAATGCTGTCAAACAGCGGGTTATCGTTTTCTGTTCCTACCAAAAATGTGACGACGATATAAGTAGCCAACTCATCACCAGCATTGGCTGTTGCTCGCTCTCCATAGCGGATGTTGCCTCCGACATTACTAAGCGTTTCTGCACTAAATTTGCTGCGTTCCTCGATAGATAACTGCTCAAAAACTTGAGCGGCTTCTTCTCGACTTTTAAGGGTTTGCGAACTCGAACGGACATGAGTCCAGTATTCTGGCGAACGCAGCAACGCTAAGGCTGATTCTTGTAATAATTGTGTTAATCCTTCTGAGCTATCTAAATCCGCACTGAGGGAGAGATCAGACAAATGGGATTGAATGTGACGCGCTTCAGCTAGCAGGGCAACTTGCAATTTGCTAACCGTAACAATGTCATTAGTGAGTTCATTTTGGTTGCCTTTCTTTCTGCCGGCAAAAATGTACCAAGCAAGAAATACTAAACTCCCGCATACCAGCAGAAACATCAAAAAGCTCCAAAATGAGCCGCTAGAAGAGGTTGAGCGGTTTGAAGAAGAATAGCCAGAACCCTGATAATTTGGATTGGGTTGGGAGACGGAGGGATCAACCGGCGCATAGTATGGGGCTTGACCAGGATTGGAATAATAAGGTGCAGGACCCACCGGCACTGGCACCGGCACAATTACCGTCCCACCTCCACGCGGGTAGTAGGGATCGGCTTGCCTCGCAGGGTAATAATTGGGGGGATAATTTGTCGTCCCTGTCGAACGTGGGGGATTGTAAGGGACGGGTGCCGGTGCCGGTGCAGAAGGCTGGAACGATCCACCCCGGACGCGTCCCCCAGTGTTGCTAGAACCACTAGAGTTCGCAGGTGCCGGTGCTGACTGGCTGGGAAAGGAGTCACGGGGGGCACTGTTGCCGCTGCTAGGCCGGCTGGGAGAGGAGGATTGCGAAGGTCTGCTAAAGGAACCCCCTCGCGATCGCCCGCCACTGCTGCCTCTTCTCGCATAGGCGGCAGAATTGAACTCAACCCACTTCCCGACCTCACCTTTGCTGGGATTAAAGTTGACTTCATTAATCAGCAGAAATGACAAAAGTGCTATCCAAATAAATTGGAACTTTTTCATGGCTAAAACACCGGCTACCTACTCTACCGTCATAGCCGGTTTTATAAGCAATCGCCTTCCTCTTGATGGGTGGTTTCAATATCTTTTAACAAATCAGGCCGGCGCTGGCGGGTGCGTTGAATTTGCTGGTCTTTGCGCCACTGGGCGATCGCTGCATGATTTCCTGATAGCAAAACATCAGGAACTTTCAAATCCCGAAAAACAGGCGGTCGCGTGTAGTGGGGATAATCGAGGAGGCCGGCTTCAAAACTTTCAGCGGTTAGGGACTCTGCTTTGCCAACCGTTCCCGGTAGCAACCGCACCACACCATTAATTAGCGCCAGTGCCGGAATTTCGCCGCCAGTTAGGACGAAATCGCCCAGAGAAACCTCGCGGGTAACTAAATGCATCACTCGCTCATCAAAGCCTTCATAATGGCCACAGAGCAAAACTAACTGGTCATAACCGGCTGCTAGTTCGCGAAATAATCCTTGATCCATTCGCTCACCCTGAGGCGTCAGCAAAATGACCTCACGCCTGGGTTCTGCCGGCAGTGACTCCACCGCCGCAAAAATCGGTTCCGGTTTAAGTACCATCCCCACACCGCCGCCATAGGGTTCATCATCCACTCGCCGATGCTTGTCGGTGGTAAAGTCGCGAGGGTTCACCAAGCCAACAGAGGCAATGTTGCCGGCTAAAGCTTTTCCCAGCAGTCCTGATTGCAAGGCTGAGGTGAAAAAATCTGGAAATAAAGTGACTACATCAAATCTCACGAGTTTTAGCGATCGCACAACTACCACAAGAAAATACAATAGAAAGCACTCCCAACGTCATTTATGCCAGATCCCAGCCGATGGCAAAATCTGAAGCGCAAAAACAATCTTCTACTGGCTGCCGGAGATTGGTTAAAAACAGCGTGCCAATGACGTGAGAAGATTATGAGACAATTGAATCCCAGCCTGTAATTGATTCTGTTAGCCAGAAAGCCTACACTGGGCAGGAAAACTTTATAAGAAGCCACATCTGCTGAGTGGGCTACAACTTTTACAGTGTCCCCCTCACGCCCAGAAGCAAGGCCATGCTGCAGTTACAAGATAAATCTCTGGAACCGAGAATGCCCCAACCAACCAAAACGACCATCATGGTGATTGGCGGAGCTGAAGACAAAGTGCATGGACGCGAGATCCTGCACACGTTTTTCGCTCGTGCTGGAGGGCCGGCAGCACAGATTGCGATTATTCCGTGCGCTTCGCGAGAGCCAGCAGCCATTGGTGAGCGGTATACGACCATTTTTCAAGAAATGGGTGCCAAGGCGATTCAAGTGCTTGACATCCGGGAACGATCGCAGGGAGAAGACCCCGTTTGGCAAGACTACCTTGAAGGCTGTACCGGCGTGTTCATGACCGGCGGCGACCAATTGCGGCTTTGTGCACTGCTGGCGGATACGCCACTGATGGAAAAAATCCGGCTGCAAGTGCAACTGGGTCAGGTTACTTTAGCCGGCACCAGTGCCGGTGCGGCAGTGATGGGACACCACATGATTGCCGGTGGCGGCAGCGGCGAGTCTCCCAATCGTTCCCTAGTGGATATGGCCACCGGCCTGGGAATTATCCCAGATATCATCGTCGATCAGCACTTTCAAAACCGAAATCGCATGGCACGGCTGCTGAGCGCGGTTGCCGCCCACCCCGATAGAATGGGCATCGGCATTGATGAGGACACCTGCGCCATGTTTGAAGGTGATGGTGTGATTCAAGTGCTGGGCAAAGGCACGGTGACAATTATTGATCCCACGGAAATGTCCTACACAAATCAGCCGTTTGTAGCAGCGACAGATCCCCTGAGCATTTGCAACCTCCGCCTACACCTCCTTTGCCACGGTGATCGCTTCGACCGGCACAAGCGATGCTTCATTCATCCCGAACGACGAGTTTCTAGTTGAGCACTTAGGCCGATGTGCCTAAGCAAATGCAGCCTCAGCAAATAAAGATCATGAGAGTGAGTAGAAGCAAATTTCTACTTCTCTCTTCACTTTTCTTCTTTGTCTGCCTCTCTCCCACTCCACTACTCTTCTACTCTCTCTCCTACTCAGGACTCGGGACTCAGCACTCTCTAAATTAAAGTCCAGCTTGAAACGCCTAACTCTTGAGCAGGGTGGTATCTTGAGGAATAAAGCAAGTAGCAAGCAAGAAATGTTCATAATGAACAGTTTGCAGGGACCGGCAAGCCTGAAACTAGATTAGTTGCCCCCTTTGCTGCCAAGATTCGCGCATCACCTTCGGACACGGATATGAGAATACTTAAAATTCAGACATTACGGGGTCCAAACTACTGGAGTATCAGACGCCAAAAACTCATTGTTATGCGTCTTGATTTAGAAGACCTAGCTGAGAAGCCTACAAGTGAAATTCCCGGCTTTTATAAGGGACTGACCGAAGCGCTACCGAGTTTAGTAGAGCATTTCTGTTCGCCCGGATGTCGTGGGGGATTCCTGCAGCGTGTCCAAGAAGGCACGATGATGGGTCATGTGGTGGAACACGTTGCCCTGGAACTTCAAGAATTGGCGGGAATGCCAAGTGGCTTTGGCCGCACTCGTGAAACCGGCGCGCCTGGTGTGTATCAGGTCGTGTTTGAGTACC
The Microcoleus sp. FACHB-672 DNA segment above includes these coding regions:
- a CDS encoding glycosyltransferase family 39 protein yields the protein MYREIFTLDESHGRDRRTDRRLEQLWVLGLFLAAVLLYGMNLGELPLRDWDEGIVAQVARDIWRGDLNWLYPTLAGQPYFNKPPLVHLLIAIAYKFGGVSEWTTRWPPAMLCAMSVPLLYWIGREVFPRRTPALFAALSYLTLLPVVRHGRLAMLDGPVLCFFLLMVWCLLRTRRDLRWALGAGIGLGLICLTKGILGLLLGAIAAIFIAWDTPRLLKSGYMWIGLLLGLSPAIAWYVAQWQHYDQQFITAHLINQSFNRISGQVEGNTGPPWYYLLEILKYSWPWGLFWPQGLRLAWENRNMGWAKLVLVWSGVYLLAISLMSTKLPWYVLPVYPALALAGGAQLAEIWHRRSDNYRLSRQEASPFAPDSSVVYSRRWVVIFALLAIVGWAGCLYFGWFAPVPAGDLQLTLGCFGLTMSVVALLTYRQNPQFILILFWGTYVSLTLFTASNHWVWELGEDYPVKSVAQIIAEDTPKGKDIYTSHPYSRPSLDFYSDRKVIPAELEELRGHWQNDSQPYLLLDRDNLKKLDLKEMLWVGSAGDWTLVTRDHPKKDR
- a CDS encoding ABC transporter substrate-binding protein yields the protein MQKAKILFVTFAFLFFNCLFLTGCQSTSLTTPAARGSQLVSAILSDPKTFNWALNQEFPNVFMFTGEGLTKENSLTGEVEPALAESWEISKDKRRVVFTLRENLKWSDGKPLTADDVVFTYEKIVFNQAIPTDDRDSLKIGNSGAFPKLRKLDARRVEFILPEPFAPFLRTTTGPPDGIIILPKHAFETAVNTKTSTGTPKFLSTWGAGTNPSEIIVNGPYLIESYTTSERVIFRRNPYYWQRDAQGNQLPYIERVIWQITDSMDTQLLQFRSQDLDTTDGWGRMRPEDFPLLKREEKRGNFKIHIAGPRPGTNFISFNLNKGRRNGRPLVDPAKSRWFNTVAFRQAVAHAIDRQSMINNSLRGLGELQNSPISVQSPYYISPKEGLKVYDYNPEKSRKLLLNAGFKYNLQGQLLDEAGNRVRFTLITNAENQTRVAMGAQIKQNLSKIGIQVDFSPIAFSTLVDKLSNTLDWECYLLGFTGGTEPHNGANVWLPDGGLHSFNQKPLSGKPAIEGHEVAAWEQKIGDLYIKAAQELDETKRKAIYAETQNLTQEYLPMIYLVNPLSMAAIRDRVEGVKYTSLGGAFWNIAKLKIKDKN
- a CDS encoding ABC transporter substrate-binding protein, with translation MKFSKIVLATGRRWLAVVLALITVVTLGGCNPSNFKTEAAQVPYIVDASLSDPNSFNYIISQGSPDVLGLVYEGLLSQNGLTGELEPALAESWVIAPDKQRIVFTLREGLKWSDGAPLTTDDVIFTYQDIFFNEEIPTDIRDILRIGKNGLLPKVRKIDDRRVEFTVPEPFAPFLRYTGGLAILPAHALRESVITKDSAGKPKFLSTWNTDTDPKQIIGNGPYTLESYTPSQQIVLRRNPYYWERDAQGNAKPYIERYVWKIVESTDTQLLQFRSGGLDAFGVSPDYFSLLKQEEKRGNFTVYIGGPEMSTTFLVFNLNQAKDANNKPLVDPIKSRWFNNKAFRQAIAHAIDRQKMINNVYRGVGEPQNSPIYKQSAYYLSPEAGLKVYDYNIKRAKELLLGAGFKYNAQGQLLDSEGNQVRFTMLTNAGNKLREAIGSQIKQDLSQIGIQVDFTAIAFNSLLEQIDRRQWESYIGKIGGGGVEPNGGANTWLTKGGLHAFNLGPQESQPPITGWTVSDWERQIEELYIKGAGELDEAKRKAIYAESQRITQENLPFIYLVNPLTIAAIRNRLQGIKFSALGGALWNLTELKIIE
- the ispF gene encoding 2-C-methyl-D-erythritol 2,4-cyclodiphosphate synthase yields the protein MNIRIGNGYDIHRLVADRALILGGIKISHELGLLGHSDADVLTHAIMDAMLGALSLGDIGHYFPPTDEKWAGADSLMLLGQVDQLIQEKGWRIGNIDSVLVAERPKLKPHISAMRERLAEVLSIKPDQVGIKATTNEKLGPVGREEGIAAHAVVLLVAAD
- a CDS encoding DUF1517 domain-containing protein, with the translated sequence MTQNNERDNDIVTVTKLQIALNAQASSVPAELSKLSLSADTETPEGLWEILQNTSQLLLKNSEYWTHVLTNSQTVASRQEAETVFERISVNERSKFSTETLSNVDGEITQRQPEPADKDGESAAYIVVTLLIGTADDQPLFGEIKSAEAVKEALEQLLSMRTDYLMVFELLWSPQAETDKLTQQQMALQYADMIQIAE
- a CDS encoding DUF1517 domain-containing protein: MKKFQFIWIALLSFLLINEVNFNPSKGEVGKWVEFNSAAYARRGSSGGRSRGGSFSRPSQSSSPSRPSSGNSAPRDSFPSQSAPAPANSSGSSNTGGRVRGGSFQPSAPAPAPVPYNPPRSTGTTNYPPNYYPARQADPYYPRGGGTVIVPVPVPVGPAPYYSNPGQAPYYAPVDPSVSQPNPNYQGSGYSSSNRSTSSSGSFWSFLMFLLVCGSLVFLAWYIFAGRKKGNQNELTNDIVTVSKLQVALLAEARHIQSHLSDLSLSADLDSSEGLTQLLQESALALLRSPEYWTHVRSSSQTLKSREEAAQVFEQLSIEERSKFSAETLSNVGGNIRYGERATANAGDELATYIVVTFLVGTENDNPLFDSIHSAEELQQTLQRVASISPEYLLIFELLWSPQKETDTLSYDQLLTEYSDMIQIA
- the trmD gene encoding tRNA (guanosine(37)-N1)-methyltransferase TrmD, encoding MRFDVVTLFPDFFTSALQSGLLGKALAGNIASVGLVNPRDFTTDKHRRVDDEPYGGGVGMVLKPEPIFAAVESLPAEPRREVILLTPQGERMDQGLFRELAAGYDQLVLLCGHYEGFDERVMHLVTREVSLGDFVLTGGEIPALALINGVVRLLPGTVGKAESLTAESFEAGLLDYPHYTRPPVFRDLKVPDVLLSGNHAAIAQWRKDQQIQRTRQRRPDLLKDIETTHQEEGDCL
- a CDS encoding cyanophycinase; translated protein: MLQLQDKSLEPRMPQPTKTTIMVIGGAEDKVHGREILHTFFARAGGPAAQIAIIPCASREPAAIGERYTTIFQEMGAKAIQVLDIRERSQGEDPVWQDYLEGCTGVFMTGGDQLRLCALLADTPLMEKIRLQVQLGQVTLAGTSAGAAVMGHHMIAGGGSGESPNRSLVDMATGLGIIPDIIVDQHFQNRNRMARLLSAVAAHPDRMGIGIDEDTCAMFEGDGVIQVLGKGTVTIIDPTEMSYTNQPFVAATDPLSICNLRLHLLCHGDRFDRHKRCFIHPERRVSS